The region CGACCTCCTCAATCACATCAAAGACCACCATAGCGACGCCCTCCTCCTCGATGATCCGTGCCTTGACGCGGCTGCCGATCGGCGCCGTTTCACGGCCTTCGATGCGCGACATCATCCGCGGGCCTTCGTCGAGATCGATCAGTGCCACGTTGTGGCTGCCGTTGCGTGCACGGTTGACGGTGATGGCGTAGAGCGTGCCGGTACCCTTGGCTTGCTCCCATACCAGGTCGGTTTCACCGGTGCCTGGAATCAGCACCCGCGGATAGAACACATAGCGGCCGCTGGACAGGCTGCGCTGCAGCATGAAACGGCCCTGGGCAAGAAATTCGAGGTACTGCTCCTGCGGGCCAAGCGTGGCCGCAGCCGTGGCTAAGACGTCACTCATGCGTTGCTCCAATGAGATGAATCATTTATTGGTTGTCAGGTTTGCTGGTCGGTGCGCCTGCGGTCGCGACGAAAATCGCGTTGCCCTTGGCAATTAGGCGCTCGCCGTCCTTGAGCACACAGCTGGCATTGGCAAGACGTGCACCGATCTTCTGGATCTCGACCGTGGACTCGACCCATGACCCGGGGTATGCCGGGCTGAGGTACTCGATGTTCAGGCAGACCGTCACCGGCGGCACTTCGGTTTGCGTCGTCAACTTGATCGCCATGCCAAACGAGGTATCGATCAAGGTCGCGAGCATTCCGCCATGAGCAAAACCCAATGGATTCAAATGACTTTGGGCAATCCGGGCGCCCATGCTGCGGCGCTGG is a window of Pseudomonas sp. DG56-2 DNA encoding:
- a CDS encoding PaaI family thioesterase, with protein sequence MHTPALHPGHAPVPGTDVPEGFEPMQGSGFVPSIGAIYVNRQRRSMGARIAQSHLNPLGFAHGGMLATLIDTSFGMAIKLTTQTEVPPVTVCLNIEYLSPAYPGSWVESTVEIQKIGARLANASCVLKDGERLIAKGNAIFVATAGAPTSKPDNQ
- a CDS encoding Zn-ribbon domain-containing OB-fold protein: MSDVLATAAATLGPQEQYLEFLAQGRFMLQRSLSSGRYVFYPRVLIPGTGETDLVWEQAKGTGTLYAITVNRARNGSHNVALIDLDEGPRMMSRIEGRETAPIGSRVKARIIEEEGVAMVVFDVIEEVAA